The following DNA comes from Notolabrus celidotus isolate fNotCel1 chromosome 12, fNotCel1.pri, whole genome shotgun sequence.
AGTCCATCCATGACTGTGCGCTAACTGAGGCCGGACGACTTCCCCTCGTAGTGTTTCACATGATTTATGGGGCTCATTGCCTCCATGcagtgcaaaaagaaaaacagaaaaatagtaACAATATTATCAACAGTGAACAAGATATTCAGTCTCATCACAAATAAAAATGCTGTCAAGTCTTCCCACAACTCTCACCAGGAGAACTTCCGAATGTAACTTTTCCAACGAGCAGTATTTCTCtagtattttttttcacatccaattttttgatttgattgactAATACAATCATCTAAGCAGGCATGTTACCTGAAAAAGCAGTCCAGCGAAACTAGCCAAACACCAATGTACATTTTATGCCTATAAAATGTgatgaaatgtttcaaaagGACGCCTAATTCTTTCATTATTCATGGAATAGATTTGCTGCAGTTCATATTATATTAGGGCCAGGAACTAAAGATTTTTTATCCTTCATTTTTCTATTACAAAACCattcatgaaataaaatgtaacatATGCTTTTGTTACTGTGTTCTCCAGGAGCTGCACCACCCATTTCCATCAACACAAGTTCTAAGTGTAAGCCGGTTGACTCACAGACAAGGCAAGAAGTGAAGGCAgatgagcagaaaaacaaacaacagagcagGTGAACGAGTCTGTTTGACAGAAACATGTAGCTTAAAAGCCTGCCATATACTGAGATACAATTATAAATTACTCATATTGactatgatataaaaaaaaaaaaacatctcacaaGCAACGtggacttttttttcctgcactaAGCTGACAATCAAAATCTTGCACATTGAGTCTATTGAAGTCTTTTGTTCTTAACGGCAGTTTTGATTGTCACTTTTTGGGGTATAAAGCACATGTTGGTTCTAAAGAGGGCAGAtgcactttttttcctccacaccTTTGTTGGTCAGTGAGAAGGATGTTAGCAACAGTCCAGCTTCAGTATGGTAAGAAACTGACTTTCTGATGCGCTCATACCTCTTTAGTGATCGCAGACGGGTTGCAACATTGCTTTGTTGATACGTATAGCAGTTGTAGTGCATTCCAGAAACAGCTGGCTTGGTCATGTGAAGCACTGAAATACAGTATAGCAATacataatacaataaaagacaCTTAATAATTcattatacagtgtatgtacAACTCTGTTCAAATTGCTCACGTTAACTGGCTCTGTCATAACTCTTTCTTTTTgactttgtctttttctttcaaaaattaatttattatatatCACACACTTTACAGGTTTATCCCatattttttaactcttttatCCCTGCCCTCTTTAAATGTATATCTTTGCTTTCCTACATAGCCATAGTGGTCAGATGTTGGTTTCCTAAAAGCCCCTTGCGCCCTGCACCAGCTCCTGGATGCCCTCCTCCACTGCCATGGCCACAGTACTCTTGCAGGTTCTGACGCAAAGTGACCAAAGCAGAGCCGAGACAGGCACGATTTGGAGCCAAAACACCCCCAGGTAACTGAAAGAGGACAGTGGCCACCCCAGCCATGCCGTCGTCTGTGGGCTCCAGAGTGATGGGCCCGACCTTAAAGGAGGAATAAGAAAAGCCCATGAGTTGAGAAAGGAAAGGGTCAGACCGGCAAAAGTGCTGGTAGCCGCTGTAGGTGGATGGGTGATGATGTGAGGCTTGGGTGCCAGTTGTAGTGCTGGCATAGTGGTGGGTGTTCAGGTAGTGCAGCGGCAGGTGCTGCCCGCCATTGCCCCCTCCACCCAGGGcgagatgatggtggtggtgggctGTGGGTCCTGAGCCTGGGTCATGTTTGTAGGAGACAGCTCCTGCCCTGCCCCTCTGGCCCACCATCACCCCTCCTAATTTGCTCGTTCGGGCATGAGCAAGCGATACAGTGCTGCCCCCCACCACTCCCCCGGTCGAAGGCAGGTAGATGAGCTGAGGCTCCTCCGGCTCAAGGTAAATGGTGAGTTTAGCAAAAGGCCTTGAAGCCATCTTGGTCATCTCCTGGATGTGGCGACGCTGCTCCCGACGGAAGTCCAAGAACTGCTTAACCTTCCACAGGAGGACGCAGACGgacaggaaaaggaaaaagcaggaaaagaaaacagagaaaaagacaaacagatcGATGTGGGCTTGGTCCTGTCGCAGAAACAGCAAGCCTTGGgactctccctgtctctcttctgttcCTACACCTCTCAGGGCGATGTAGAAGCGGCTGGATTTCAAGGAGTGCACCTCGTGGGGGAAGGTGATGACCACACGATCTCGAACAGCTCGAACAATCAGCACCGTCTGTGGTTTCCACACAGTAATGTAGGAGATAAGGCCCTCTGCCCGCTCCTctattatttctctctctccccctggagCCTTGGCTTGCAGCTGAAGTGGATTATGGGAAAGGACAGGACCTCCAAGACTGGATGAAGAATTGGCAAACACCTTAATGGGGGACGGCGCTGAATCCTTGTCTGTTGATGTCCCCCGAGTCACAGATTCGTCCTCAATCTTGATGGTGTGAATCCCTGTGAACCGATCCACATCCACGATGAAGGTGTCATGAGAGTTGGACACGTACACTTCCACCTCCCCGAACGTTACATCAATGGTGACCCGTATGTCCACATTGGTGAACTTTGGCTgggcagaaaagaaaacagtgcgCCCTTTAAGGAGGTTACGAATGGTGGGGTCGTGGAAGCAGTTGGTCTGGGACGTGGGGTCAAAGCAGCACTCAGTGTCCACGTTGAACTGACGGTAGCACTGTCTCCCATTCACAGGTGTGCCGTTGAAGGAGTCTTTGCACTTTGCACACTAAACAGAGGAGCATAGCAGTTTTAAATTTGAGCAAAACCATGTCATATTGTTTGTAGTCTACAAACGTTTCAGATAATGTCTTGTGTGTGCTGACCTGCTGTCTGTAACAGTCTTTCCTGTCACTCTGAGGGCTGCTGAGGCAAGAGGAggtctctgtgttgttttggcAAGGGCAGCCTGTACCATCATGTTCGTTACATGTGTCTGCATGGCCATTACACTGACACCTGcaatgaggaggagaaaaaaatcaactttaaaaaggagagaaggaggagggggagacttCTGTATTTGAAGCAGTAAGAACTGTGTCATCAATTAATAGTACAACATGCTGAGCTTTTTCGAATGATGCAGAATGTATCTGATGGTTTATACTTTTGAATTGACGCTAAGCAACAGTGCCAGACGTGGacgtgagcaccacatacttgtgccaAGGTGTCCTTGTCGTgtcgaaatgcttgagggcagtgtggtttATCTGATAGTCGGGTCGCCTATCTCCGGCCCTGCTACTTTCTGCttactttttcacagtgatTCCAGACGCATCgtgttaatttagagctgatacatgttgctgtttatcatacagcaatggtAACAAGGAAGAATAGAGAcgagacgtcagaggagattAAATGTACAGCTGATGTGCAGCGATCCAGCAATTATTATGGCCCTTTTcaaccggcccgtcttagccctactcctctcgacttgactcgactctactcggtttgtgttgtgtttccacaggCACGGTAACTCGTGTCAGAtgccagtttttcgtacctgctctgttctgattccaagcgagctgagccgatactaaaaggtgaagtagacggactgccggcctctgattggtcagagaatgctgtcaccgaagagtcatgagcgtgacgcccaacacaggaatcaaaccaaaccgccattttttaaaaacgacatcagtactgtacaatgtctgcacgcaaagtttctccgTGGACCGTTGACGAGGTTTGAGTTAGCatgtacaccattgcctccatgtcctccattgtttgtgattgctgtgtttgtgtcgcgttcaaaatgacatgAACACAGTTTTGCGCAGCTGTGTTAAacgagacttccaccagatccgtgtccggtccgtctccgatccgctgcagtccagctccgtgctctctcctcaacacccaccggttgcgttttccgaacgcagcacggagcaggactaccgggcagctggagtcatgtgaccgaggttttcctgcggcaatcactgaatcaaggattctacTCCTCCTctactcatccatgttgtctttatcagcctctgaaaacctctgacctgctgaCTCCGGGTCTGACTACGGGCCTAACTCCGcactaaatgacattttttttggtcatagttaagttaaaaactatCTAACAATAGcacggagtgttttattctgacaatgaacagggtttttattttgttttggtgcctgacttcctgtcctgctccatctgctgtgtgctgaattgatgctacttgcgtatctgatccgttgtgttccgacctgccggatcagagatgcagccggaacgcaacggagcggatccagtgggggttaatagattgactagaatagaaacccatcagatacggtgctgtgacggatcggagacggatctggtggaatttggcctttaagaagaccccgcccaccgtgagttggtactcgggctggtggaaaaggtacccaaaccgagtaaaGTCGAGTCGGTCGAGtcgggctggaactgtgtagtggaaaagggtcCATTACTTACTTTTCACATTTCCCCTGCAGCAGGAAGAAGCCACTGAGGCAACTCTCACACTTGTCCCCTACGCTGTTGTTCTGgcagttcacacacacagcgtTCTCTTCTGTGGGACCCTCAGAAACCCAGTCCTGAatctgaaagaggaaaaaaaaaaaaagaggtagaGCCCGGAAACTTCAAAGGAATGAAGAATGACGACAGAACACCAGAGTAAGCACACTCCTTGTGTATCTGTTTTCATGTAAATCAGAAAGAGGCCACAATGAAAGCAGACACTTACTGTGCTGGGGTCTAGAGGAAAGAGCCGTGGATTCTCAAGGGCCTTCTTATGTTCATCTCGTGATAAACACACACCACTGTTTCCCCTGCAAAACTCTCGACATGGACGACATGTGCCGCCCCCCTTTGCAGAGCCTACAAACAACGGCTTGCACTTCTCACAATGTTTACCCTGGAGACAGGAGAAGGAATAAATCATCATCAGTGTTCAAGGAAGACCTGTGTTTAcactatgtgtttgtgttttactaCGAGCACTTACAATGGTGTTATTGTGGCACTCTATACAAACATCTGGTTTGCTGACACCAGCACAGTTACTGTGTTTGTTGCAGCTGCACTGAGAGGAGCAGTTATCTCCGACAAATCCAAAGTGACACTGGCACACTCCTGGAGACACACATGTCCCGTTCACGCAGCCCTGTGCGCACACTGGCTCGCACTGACCAGAGATACTACAGGAGGAAAGCAAGGGGAGGAGATTTCAGTTAACTCGTCGATGAAccataaaaagtatttttttcccccaacatAAAGTATTATTTCTGCTCAAACACTGATTCCTGATCTTACCTGCTGAGTATATAACCGTGTTTGCAGGTACAGTGGTATCCCTGGGGCAGATCGTGGCAGTCCTGGGTGCTGTTGCAGTGGTGATGACTGTTGGCACATTCGTCTTCTTCAGGGCAGTGGAGGAAGGACCAGCTGCTATTTCTCAGGGGGCAAACACCCTCACTCACACCTGGGTGACAAGAATGAACGAAGGGGAGTGAATCAGAAAGAGAAAAGTATTGCTAAGATAAGATACACTAAGTAAGAAATGTAAAGCTTGAACAGAGAATTTGAGGTATTTCTCACCATCAAGTCCTCCCTGGAGGCAGCGTCCAGCCCCATTTCCACCCCGAGAAGCACACCAGCCACACTGAGGCCTGCCAATGCACTGGGAGCACTGGTTTAGCTGGGAGCACTGAGGTGAGCAGGAGTCCCCCCCAGAGAGCAGGCGACCACACTGACCCGCTTCACATCGCAGGGGCATGAATGACGGGCTCATGCACTGAAGGATTGACAAAGAGGTTAGCCATTAAAATCCAGCGTCAGTGAAATATCTCAAAAATAGTCTGTAAAAGTAAAGTAAGGGCAGtgttacctgctgcagagccaTGCTCCACACACAGTGCTGCCAGCCCCCATCAGAGCCTCGGGAGCCCAGACAGAGGGTGCAGTTTTGGAGGGTGTGACAGGGTGGTGGGCATGGCATGGGGGGAGAGGACTCCACCTGCATGGGGGAGACGTTAAGGAGGGCGTAGCTGAAACATGTCCAGTCGTAGGTGGGATTCACGCTCAGGATTCGCCTTGTTTCACCTtaaacaaatcacaacacagaAGACAGTTAAAGTCAAACTGGGGTGACTCCAAATGATAAAACCATGGATATGTTCATCTCCAAAATGTTTAATAATTGATCTATGTCACATGTAAATAAATTAGTGGGAGGCAACAGTTTCAATTGCCTGTACCTGTGCGTTTGAATTGGCGAGTCCACATGCATTTTCCAGACGCGGTACACTTGGGGCAGTCAGAAGCTTCGCAGCTGGTCTCGGTGCAGTTGCTGGACAGGAAGATCTCTCTCTGGTTGATCCGGCAGTCATGTTCAGATGTACAGCTAACAGAACTGCTGATGCAGGCACCCTCTGGACAGTTTGTGCACCACTTACACTGCAGAGCAGTCTGGGAAATTTAGAGAAGAACAGGTTTTACTTGGCAGACGGTGGTTGGTTTACTTCAAGCAACTCTTATAGTTACAAATAGGGGTATTGCACGTTACCTGAGTTGGACTGGAGAATGTTTTCGGGTGTCTGGCGAGGCATTCGCTGCAGGTCTTCAGTCTGCGACACTGGTCTGGCTGACGAGGGGTTGGGGAGCAGGGAGACTGGCCGGTGAAGCAGCCCATTCTACAGAAGAGAGGGACAGATGTATTTTGTTTAGCAGCTGAAATAACCTTTAATAATAGTGCTAATAACTCATTTGAACAAACACATTACCTCTCAGCGGTATCGGAAGAAGCACAGGTTCCTCTACACCAGAGGCAGCTGCCTGTGGTCGTGTTGCAGGCTTCAGGTGTTTGCATCAGGGCACAGGGGTCAGAGGGCATGGACAGGGTAAGGAGTCTACCCAGCGTGACCCCGTTGAAGCCTCCTGACAGGAAGAGACGGCCCTCCAAGCTTGTCATAGCAAGAGACACTGAACGGTTAACTGGATCTCCTACAGCTGAGACTAAAGGTAAAGAGAGGATGATCTGTCAGGTTATGGAGTAGTTGGTTACAATGTGACCATGAATTAATGTGCTGAAAGACATTGAGACACTCACCTGGTTGTATCCAGGTGTTACAGTTGATCTGGTACAGAGAAACTGAGTTGCTATAGTCCTCTGCTTCTGTCCTCCCCCCAATAATGATCATGGTGTCTTTGATTAGGGCCGCAGCATGGAAGAAACGAGACAGGGGCTATACAGCAAATAAGAGATAAGTTATCTTCTGTGCAAGGCATTGAGAAGAGGATGAATGCTCGGAATGTGAAATCTACTGGCCTGTAAAATGGCTAGAAACTGGATAACATCGAACTCTTACCTTATTGCCCTGTGAGGGAACCAGCAGAGACCAGGTGAGATTAGGGTAGTACAGACCATAGAGCTCTCCAGAAGGCTCCACAGTCTCCACATGAAAGCGGTAGCCTCCAAAGACAAAAATGGCATCAGTCTGCTCGTGGTACACTGCTGAGTGGCCGTATAAACCTGGAGGAACATTACAGAGTAACGTAAGAAATGTGTTATCTatttaaaatattcaataagTAACTCGGCACTTCTGCAGGGGGAAGATTAGTAAAAGAACCTGTGGGTGGTGTTCCAGTATGGGGGGCGATTGTCCAGTTTCCAGTATGAGGGCTGAACTCCATCAGATGGTGGTTGAATCCGTTCTCCGGAGAGTAACCTCCAATCAGCAACACAGAGGAGTCTCTGCGTACAGTGAGGGTGTGGCCCGCCACTGGGGGCAGCAGTGAGCTCtgtcagagagggaaaaaatatacatttagtTTGTGGTTAAATAATAAACACCCTCTGTgcttatttatatacatatattatttACCCCATGATCAATCTACTTCTTACCTTGTGTTCTCTCCAGACTAAACTGCTGAGATTGAGACTCCAGGTATCCATGGCAACAGCATTTTGAGTTATACCGCCCACCACCAACATGAAGCTGTGACTAGCCGTGAGGCTTCCAGAGCCCGGCTCATGGCTGGTCAGCAGTGCAGCGGCGTGATGATAGCGAGGTTCCGGTGTGGAGCCTTCTTCCACAGAGCTCGTTAACATCTGCGTCCATCGGTGTTCTGACACAGAGTACCTGAACAAACCAGGGGCAGAATGCATTATTTTGCATACAAAGACAGCCAACGCAGTATAAGACTGCCAAAAAATGTTACATTCCGCCTACCTGTAGACATTTCCCAGAATTCCCTCTGCCAGAGAGAGCCCTCCATACATCCAGAGGTAGCCCTGTGGTCCAGACACAAGAGTGTGCCCCATCCTGTGGAGGAACCTATGGGCCTGGTTCTGTGGAGCATTAATACGCACTGAGTgaatgttctgtttgtttgtaaactttttgaaatgtgaaaactgACACTTGGTTTGAGTTGTGTTCTGCTCTTACCAGTGTCAGCTGTGTATCcagcagtgtttcccacaccAGGCTGTTAGAGTCCCGAGGGACAGAACAGTCAGAGCCGGCCCAGCTGtccgtacacacacatactcccaGAGACTGATGCAGACAAACATGTTGGTTAGCAAACTTTACAAAATGTGTTTCACCTACTTTAGGTATCTCAATATTTTTGTCTCATGAAATATGATGTATGCAGGCAAGAAAATCGAGGATAGGTTATTATAAAGTGTTATTTACTAAAAGTTATTATGATCACTtctcaaaaaataaatagcTTGGAGCACTTATACAACTACAAAAAGGATAAATATAACCTCATATTTTAAAGCAGTTTAACGCAGAATGTAAGTATATTcctcctacatttcccttctttATTAAATCCATAATTATTTATAAATGATATCTGTGCCAAAATGGcattctttttaaaaatcaaagccTCTTCGTATAAATTTCTAAAACTCTTACTATATTACAAGCTCCTCTTCCTTCTGCTACCCCACAGTCCTGGGGGCACATGGGCCGGTTGCAGTGCGGCCCAGCGTATCCCTGAGGGCACTGACAGAGACCACCTTGGCACTGGGCTCCACCTGGACACACAGGTGACCCGTCTTCGCCCTCATCAGAGCTGTGGTGACACCGCCGCACCCAGAAAGATGCATTGAAGCCTTGAGGTTCATTAGAGGTGACGTTGGCTTCGAAGTAGACTGAGATCACACCTGGTggtaagaaaatatatatgcatTTTTATATAGTTAAAGTGGCACTGTGACttttatctgtctgtgttttaatgcatGATGTAATTTAAGTACTTCTTATGACTGGactaaagaaaaacatctttaagaGTTAAGTTACATGATACATttgtaatgtatttgttttgagGGGTGTATGGTGGCCCCAAAGGACGGGAACTCAACTCTTGCAGCGCCTGAATATCAGTGCTAATAACAAAGCACTTTCCATTTTTCAACCAGTGTTAACTGCTTAATAACTTATCAATGGATACCTGAGGTGGCCTCCACTGTGATAGGCTGAGTCCTTGTGGTGCCACAAAATGCCCCAATCAGATTGTGGTCTGAATGTACAACGCCGTTACCCAGGAAACGAGGAAGCCCATCAAACACATAGACATAGGAGCTCTGCATAACAAAAAGATAATTACAGAGAAAGAAATACCGTTATGATGCTCTCTCAAAAGCTAACATGATCATTTGCATGCAAGCAAATTATGTGTATAACCAGGCCTCGTTTGTACTcactttacagtgtgtgtgggagtcTGGGTGAAGAGTTAAGGCGATAGGTGGACAC
Coding sequences within:
- the megf8 gene encoding multiple epidermal growth factor-like domains protein 8, with amino-acid sequence MGSKRRKLAGPVMASPLPVSAILVVLLLAESPVCQTGDCKGHRQVLRGPPGYVTDGPGNYSVNGNCEWLIKAPSNSHRIVLNFTFMDTECTYDYLFVYDGDSYQSPLLASLSGNTLPQPIEAKSGKMLLHLFSDANYNLLGFNATYTFSVCPGACGGHGRCDPSTLKCHCHQGWGGAACTTPLCSQACAVNGQCDKKGERCLCNPGFLGHNCQLGFHDDSGAGQWWRVSEGTPYTPPRTGSAGVYLSSAEAMYLFGGFDLNRALGDLIKYNFTSNQWDSRSYGHSPVARHSHTAVEWMGNMVIFGGELANGSLASDVWMYRPLQDDWQQLGFSHSQGAPKLANHAAAVVDSHLYVFGGRTEEDMFSSSLYRFGLHGSGRWEIVQPTGGKPPATAGHSMVFHSPSRTLLVYGGHRPTTARFSVRVNNTDVFHVDRRFWTSFRSRFPATGPRERAFHSATVIGNYMVVYGGNVHIHYQEEKCYDEEIFFYHLGCHQWVSAGQRWSLRGDAVRGRYSHVAAVMEGRVLLVAGGYSGVARGDLVAYKVPLFVSSDQGDRDAVCAEALDESMCLKNPECSWCEGRCREYQPTNPCGSTGCLGLARFLSDCQSCLVFSGTPASLARAPGEFGWCVQNESCLPTSERSACRVDQISGAYGWWGERTLFLTSLHSCRTENYVPGLHLLTFQHPRNDSQPDKVSILRSTTIILSPTTEMDVALQFRGFVHPLWGAPPPAPPPTDTVSMWARIQRLHFEARMATGPNASQLEVVGRWAAQQEKELKLLARSDGSKLFSNLTRGNHYLVQAEGYLNNSGSGQTSEMALIWNRTLPGGSEISFLFLEPFRSGSCSGYMSCLACLSDQSCGWCPSLSRCLLRDSPDLEPCPEVEKEEGQRHLLLAPQHCTLCEEYRDCSACTQDPYCEWQINSSKKGDYQCSRRGRLDGSIRDSRGCPKVCNQRKTCGECLSNSSQCAWCESAQACFYFAAYLTKYPYGECRDWYDSVHSVPQCKQCSALNTCTDCLRTFQCGWCGDYNNPTIGKCLRGDWAGMDDPLVYNCSVAVAEARAANPEPQTSAPPRPLDMEMEFEHLEDEEQDAIWSYPTCPDVEECRLGLHSCHNFATCINTPTSYECHCERGYTGDGTLHCNQTCYNECREGQCSGSPRFECECSLGWTSDPATLVLSGVECDVDCGCNFHSTCITAPGICDECQDWTTGPHCEHCRPGSFGSALSGGGGCVQCECNGHGDSLRGYCHNQTGQCYCTHNTHGPHCESCLPGYYGDPRNNGTCYRQCQGRSVLLSSTSNSAIPLSSSLGWRSGTEGKGGLSHCLWVLSVSENLAPCLPRQLCPPIALTLHPDSHTHCKSSYVYVFDGLPRFLGNGVVHSDHNLIGAFCGTTRTQPITVEATSGVISVYFEANVTSNEPQGFNASFWVRRCHHSSDEGEDGSPVCPGGAQCQGGLCQCPQGYAGPHCNRPMCPQDCGVAEGRGACNISLGVCVCTDSWAGSDCSVPRDSNSLVWETLLDTQLTLNQAHRFLHRMGHTLVSGPQGYLWMYGGLSLAEGILGNVYRYSVSEHRWTQMLTSSVEEGSTPEPRYHHAAALLTSHEPGSGSLTASHSFMLVVGGITQNAVAMDTWSLNLSSLVWREHKSSLLPPVAGHTLTVRRDSSVLLIGGYSPENGFNHHLMEFSPHTGNWTIAPHTGTPPTGLYGHSAVYHEQTDAIFVFGGYRFHVETVEPSGELYGLYYPNLTWSLLVPSQGNKPLSRFFHAAALIKDTMIIIGGRTEAEDYSNSVSLYQINCNTWIQPVSAVGDPVNRSVSLAMTSLEGRLFLSGGFNGVTLGRLLTLSMPSDPCALMQTPEACNTTTGSCLWCRGTCASSDTAERMGCFTGQSPCSPTPRQPDQCRRLKTCSECLARHPKTFSSPTQTALQCKWCTNCPEGACISSSVSCTSEHDCRINQREIFLSSNCTETSCEASDCPKCTASGKCMWTRQFKRTGETRRILSVNPTYDWTCFSYALLNVSPMQVESSPPMPCPPPCHTLQNCTLCLGSRGSDGGWQHCVWSMALQQCMSPSFMPLRCEAGQCGRLLSGGDSCSPQCSQLNQCSQCIGRPQCGWCASRGGNGAGRCLQGGLDGVSEGVCPLRNSSWSFLHCPEEDECANSHHHCNSTQDCHDLPQGYHCTCKHGYILSSISGQCEPVCAQGCVNGTCVSPGVCQCHFGFVGDNCSSQCSCNKHSNCAGVSKPDVCIECHNNTIGKHCEKCKPLFVGSAKGGGTCRPCREFCRGNSGVCLSRDEHKKALENPRLFPLDPSTIQDWVSEGPTEENAVCVNCQNNSVGDKCESCLSGFFLLQGKCEKCQCNGHADTCNEHDGTGCPCQNNTETSSCLSSPQSDRKDCYRQQCAKCKDSFNGTPVNGRQCYRQFNVDTECCFDPTSQTNCFHDPTIRNLLKGRTVFFSAQPKFTNVDIRVTIDVTFGEVEVYVSNSHDTFIVDVDRFTGIHTIKIEDESVTRGTSTDKDSAPSPIKVFANSSSSLGGPVLSHNPLQLQAKAPGGEREIIEERAEGLISYITVWKPQTVLIVRAVRDRVVITFPHEVHSLKSSRFYIALRGVGTEERQGESQGLLFLRQDQAHIDLFVFFSVFFSCFFLFLSVCVLLWKVKQFLDFRREQRRHIQEMTKMASRPFAKLTIYLEPEEPQLIYLPSTGGVVGGSTVSLAHARTSKLGGVMVGQRGRAGAVSYKHDPGSGPTAHHHHHLALGGGGNGGQHLPLHYLNTHHYASTTTGTQASHHHPSTYSGYQHFCRSDPFLSQLMGFSYSSFKVGPITLEPTDDGMAGVATVLFQLPGGVLAPNRACLGSALVTLRQNLQEYCGHGSGGGHPGAGAGRKGLLGNQHLTTMAM